One Bdellovibrionales bacterium genomic region harbors:
- a CDS encoding RHS repeat-associated core domain-containing protein, which yields METALGRASYYVLSKLKDGFYERRRTEANGRFSVLKYKSDDSKTHITNEFETTTRFGKSARFDGRLSVPVSSRTIVKGLSQFPQDTFYSYDIPDQIKVGYYDNNTLTSQVTTNGKTTTSVFELKSGRHTSQMTVTSPMGRRISYKLDTLGNPLSTTVGSYLPLERRYNSKGQTIAIKRGKRQTDFRYDESGNLDSVTDPLSRETRFSYDKSGRVKKQVQSDGRVIEYNHDRNGNLTAITPPGRPAHQFSLNLFELIESYLAPLVGDQNPTNTQYFYNKDKQLTEILDPSGDQLWFVYGLADGQLDRIVTPQGFYAFSYNQGSQVEQIVSPYAVTNRFSYYGPLPKSQSISLAGGEENSLEFGYNKDLRVKSLRIQAGSKGGSNQTSSEITYNYDDDGLLTQAGEATIGLDPATGSVVSSTLGKVKETYGYDQEYGELKMMALSFNERELYQETLTRDDLGRITNRKVIPAGKKPFEFSYAYNPAGQLSSVHKDNELVSKYEYDLNGNPILKIKGGKELTSSFDAQDRLLSDSMREYAYNPRGQLRLVTDKSGGSNGPNANNAPNVPQVLQTQFNYDLVGNLVSVTLPDGKAIDYLTDGLNRRVAKKINGQLTEQYLYQSQLQIAALLDSEGRLVSRFVYGTKSNVPDYMIKGDKTYKIVSDHLGSPRFVIDTESGSLAQQIEYDEFGVVLSDSNPGFQPFGFAGGLYDRHTKLGRFGARDYDPQTGRWTSKDPIGFNGGDTNLYGYVVNDPINLIDLSGLSPIASGIIGAAVGGVVGGISATANGNSFGDGVTVGAISGFAIGSGAALFGWGAQIAGVGIGAEVFSGAVGGGLGGFTGNIVGQVAVIGNVDLS from the coding sequence ATGGAAACGGCACTTGGTCGCGCCTCCTATTATGTCTTATCCAAGCTGAAAGACGGATTTTATGAGAGAAGAAGGACCGAGGCCAATGGAAGATTCTCCGTTCTAAAATATAAATCGGACGACTCGAAAACTCATATTACGAACGAATTTGAAACCACCACTAGATTTGGCAAAAGTGCTCGATTTGATGGACGGCTATCAGTACCAGTCAGTAGTAGAACAATTGTAAAGGGCTTGTCTCAGTTTCCCCAAGACACCTTTTATTCTTACGATATTCCTGATCAAATTAAAGTGGGATACTACGATAACAACACTCTCACGAGTCAAGTTACGACGAATGGCAAAACCACGACCAGTGTTTTTGAGCTTAAAAGTGGTCGCCACACAAGCCAGATGACCGTTACCTCGCCAATGGGACGTCGGATTTCCTACAAACTGGATACCTTGGGAAATCCATTGAGTACCACAGTGGGCAGCTATCTCCCTCTTGAACGGCGCTACAATAGCAAAGGTCAGACCATCGCAATTAAGCGAGGGAAACGGCAAACGGATTTTCGTTATGACGAGAGCGGAAATTTGGACTCAGTGACAGACCCCTTGTCTCGAGAGACTCGATTCAGCTACGACAAATCTGGACGAGTAAAAAAGCAGGTTCAGTCTGATGGACGAGTGATCGAATACAATCATGACCGAAATGGCAATCTCACAGCAATCACCCCTCCAGGCAGGCCAGCACATCAGTTCAGTTTAAACCTCTTTGAATTGATCGAAAGTTATTTGGCACCCCTTGTTGGTGATCAAAACCCAACCAACACTCAGTATTTCTACAACAAGGACAAGCAATTAACAGAAATTCTTGATCCCAGCGGAGATCAACTTTGGTTTGTCTACGGTTTAGCCGACGGACAGCTTGATCGCATCGTCACGCCTCAAGGCTTCTACGCATTTTCCTACAATCAAGGATCCCAGGTTGAGCAGATCGTCTCCCCCTATGCTGTAACCAACAGATTTAGCTATTATGGACCTTTGCCGAAATCACAGTCCATTTCTTTGGCTGGGGGCGAGGAGAACAGCCTCGAATTTGGATACAACAAGGACCTGAGGGTGAAATCTCTTAGAATCCAGGCTGGTAGCAAAGGAGGCTCGAACCAAACTTCGAGCGAGATCACCTATAACTACGATGACGACGGCCTTCTCACTCAGGCAGGTGAGGCGACAATTGGTCTTGACCCAGCCACCGGATCTGTAGTTTCTTCCACTCTCGGAAAGGTCAAAGAGACCTATGGCTATGATCAGGAGTATGGTGAGCTTAAAATGATGGCCCTAAGCTTTAATGAACGGGAGCTCTATCAAGAGACTCTCACAAGAGATGATCTTGGCCGCATTACAAATAGAAAAGTAATTCCTGCTGGCAAAAAGCCATTTGAGTTTTCTTATGCCTATAATCCAGCGGGTCAGTTGTCGTCTGTTCACAAAGATAACGAATTGGTTAGCAAATATGAATATGACCTCAACGGAAATCCCATATTAAAGATTAAAGGTGGAAAAGAGCTCACGTCCTCCTTTGACGCTCAGGATCGCCTCCTCTCTGACTCCATGAGGGAGTACGCCTACAACCCTCGTGGTCAGTTAAGGCTTGTGACAGATAAATCAGGCGGATCAAACGGGCCTAATGCGAACAATGCGCCTAATGTGCCTCAAGTGCTGCAAACTCAGTTCAACTATGATTTAGTTGGCAACCTGGTGTCGGTAACTCTTCCGGATGGGAAAGCCATTGATTACTTAACAGACGGCCTCAATCGACGCGTGGCCAAGAAGATCAACGGCCAACTGACAGAGCAGTATCTGTATCAGTCACAGCTTCAGATCGCAGCCCTCTTAGACAGTGAAGGCCGTCTTGTCAGCCGATTCGTTTACGGAACTAAATCCAATGTTCCTGATTACATGATCAAAGGGGACAAAACCTATAAAATCGTTTCTGATCATCTGGGAAGCCCCAGGTTTGTTATTGATACAGAATCGGGATCTCTCGCTCAGCAGATTGAATACGATGAATTCGGAGTTGTCCTCAGCGATTCAAATCCAGGCTTCCAACCCTTTGGCTTTGCCGGAGGACTCTACGATAGACACACAAAGCTCGGTAGGTTCGGCGCCCGGGACTATGATCCACAAACCGGAAGATGGACGAGCAAGGATCCCATTGGGTTCAATGGTGGTGACACAAATTTGTATGGGTACGTTGTAAATGACCCGATTAATTTGATTGATTTGTCAGGACTGAGTCCAATTGCTTCTGGGATCATTGGTGCTGCTGTCGGGGGTGTTGTCGGTGGAATTTCTGCCACCGCAAATGGCAACTCTTTCGGCGATGGCGTTACCGTAGGAGCCATAAGTGGTTTTGCCATAGGATCAGGTGCGGCTCTGTTTGGTTGGGGTGCGCAAATAGCAGGTGTTGGCATTGGAGCTGAAGTTTTTTCTGGGGCTGTTGGCGGTGGGTTAGGTGGCTTTACCGGAAATATAGTCGGACAAGTAGCGGTAATCGGAAATGTTGATTTATCTTAA
- a CDS encoding IS3 family transposase: MIFDLSNEVPIIRLCRHFGVSTSGYYQWKKNGQLKSMARKMEICKKIEEIFNVSKSTYGSPRIFHELRSEGFSVSENTVAKYMREMGLDARLKKKYRVRTTNSNHEGPIAPRVFRIEDDLPKESNQVLAGDITYLRFGSRFFYLAIVLDVCTRKVVGWSVTDSLETTGVLNALRMALANCRNRANIVFHSDRGIQYASKLFLALLNKNNVIPSMSRKGNCYDNSIVESWFKSFKSEWLYRHDYKTEAELRTLVFEYIEIWYNKKRLHSSLGYQSPLEYESTLNVNAA; the protein is encoded by the coding sequence ATGATTTTCGATCTTTCAAATGAAGTTCCTATCATCCGGCTATGCAGACACTTTGGAGTGAGTACCAGCGGGTATTACCAGTGGAAAAAGAATGGCCAGTTGAAATCCATGGCGAGAAAAATGGAAATCTGCAAGAAAATTGAGGAGATTTTCAACGTGAGTAAAAGTACTTATGGGTCACCTAGGATCTTTCATGAGCTGAGAAGCGAGGGGTTCTCTGTAAGTGAAAATACTGTCGCGAAGTATATGAGGGAGATGGGATTGGATGCCAGGTTAAAGAAGAAATATCGAGTGAGAACGACTAATTCGAACCACGAGGGTCCAATTGCTCCACGAGTTTTCAGGATCGAGGATGATCTGCCTAAAGAGTCTAATCAGGTTTTGGCCGGAGATATAACCTATCTAAGATTTGGATCTCGCTTTTTCTATCTGGCCATAGTTCTCGATGTTTGTACCCGAAAAGTTGTGGGTTGGTCGGTCACTGACAGTTTGGAAACCACCGGAGTCTTAAATGCTCTGCGGATGGCGTTGGCTAATTGCAGAAATAGGGCGAACATCGTCTTCCACTCGGACCGCGGAATTCAGTACGCGAGCAAATTATTTTTGGCTTTGCTGAACAAAAATAATGTGATTCCGAGCATGAGTCGCAAGGGAAACTGTTACGATAATTCGATTGTTGAGAGTTGGTTCAAGTCATTCAAGTCTGAGTGGCTTTACCGTCATGACTACAAAACAGAAGCGGAGCTGAGAACCTTGGTTTTTGAGTATATTGAAATCTGGTACAACAAAAAGAGATTGCATTCATCACTTGGCTATCAGAGTCCTTTAGAGTATGAGTCAACACTAAATGTAAATGCCGCCTGA
- a CDS encoding transposase, with the protein MSSKRRAFSQEYKAEAVDLAEKIGTTKASEDLGINPANIRRWKMETQSGRTARSGAKTYEELEFEVRELRKENEYLNKVSDVLKKA; encoded by the coding sequence ATGAGTTCAAAGAGAAGGGCTTTTTCACAAGAGTATAAGGCCGAAGCCGTTGATTTGGCTGAGAAAATTGGCACAACAAAGGCCTCGGAAGATCTAGGTATAAATCCGGCAAATATTCGTCGATGGAAAATGGAGACTCAATCAGGTCGCACCGCTCGCAGCGGTGCGAAAACCTATGAAGAACTGGAGTTTGAGGTTCGAGAACTCAGAAAGGAAAATGAGTACCTGAACAAAGTCAGCGATGTTCTAAAAAAAGCCTAG
- a CDS encoding transposase, protein MGVTIQTLYHWKKRFGGMDVTDARRLKDLEMENTRLKRIVADQALDIVMLKDVNSKSGEVQRQENGGLIPC, encoded by the coding sequence ATGGGCGTGACGATTCAGACTCTCTACCATTGGAAGAAGCGTTTTGGTGGTATGGACGTGACCGACGCCAGACGGCTGAAAGACCTGGAGATGGAGAATACGCGCCTAAAAAGGATCGTGGCGGACCAGGCTCTCGACATCGTCATGTTGAAGGATGTGAACTCAAAAAGTGGTGAGGTCCAGCGACAAGAGAACGGAGGCCTCATACCTTGTTGA
- a CDS encoding IS3 family transposase, which produces MVRSSDKRTEASYLVEKYEVSKARTSCLLGLPITTLYYNPKENGDQPLASRLSELATEHRRFGHPRLFVLLKREISDLNHKRSRRIYQKLKLQIGRRKRKKLGSCPRLPATQAMGPNQIWAIDFMFDFIESGRRLKILTIVDEFAKLSPGVLVDQSIRGIDVTEYLDHLAGEKYPQIIRVDQGTEFTSRAMLDWAYRHGIQLEFTKVRKPNQIVESFNSRVRDECLNEHVFFSLEDAREKIDTWHWRYNNINPHSALGMKSPIEFAKEQESMLAS; this is translated from the coding sequence GTGGTGAGGTCCAGCGACAAGAGAACGGAGGCCTCATACCTTGTTGAAAAATACGAGGTCTCCAAGGCTCGAACCAGCTGTCTGCTGGGCCTTCCCATCACCACCTTGTATTATAATCCAAAAGAGAATGGAGACCAGCCTCTGGCGTCGCGATTGTCGGAGCTAGCGACAGAGCATAGAAGGTTCGGTCACCCGCGGCTATTTGTTCTTCTCAAGAGGGAAATATCTGATCTCAACCACAAACGATCGCGTCGGATTTATCAAAAACTAAAGCTTCAGATTGGACGCAGGAAGAGAAAAAAGCTTGGATCCTGTCCCAGACTGCCGGCCACTCAAGCAATGGGACCCAATCAAATATGGGCTATTGACTTCATGTTCGACTTTATCGAGTCAGGAAGGCGCCTTAAAATTCTCACCATTGTCGATGAATTCGCAAAACTCTCCCCCGGAGTTCTGGTTGATCAATCCATTCGAGGAATTGACGTCACCGAATATCTCGACCACTTAGCCGGGGAAAAATACCCTCAGATCATCCGGGTCGATCAGGGTACGGAATTTACGTCGAGGGCGATGCTTGACTGGGCCTATCGTCATGGCATTCAGCTGGAGTTTACAAAGGTAAGAAAACCCAACCAAATTGTCGAATCTTTCAATTCGAGAGTTCGTGACGAGTGCCTCAACGAGCACGTCTTTTTTTCTCTCGAAGATGCTCGAGAGAAAATCGACACCTGGCACTGGAGGTACAACAACATCAATCCACATTCAGCACTAGGAATGAAATCTCCAATTGAATTTGCAAAGGAACAGGAATCTATGTTAGCAAGCTAA